From a region of the uncultured Desulfatiglans sp. genome:
- a CDS encoding conserved hypothetical protein (Evidence 4 : Unknown function but conserved in other organisms): MPNPDLKRGDKGEAVYRLQSFLNRVGAMLIADGDFGLATQRGVRYAQDYAGQPVSGIAGLTLWTWLESRPEPFPKLDTNGLAFIALEETGGLAYYDLYTRWPHYPGEQSGITIGVGYDLKWNTEADFIASWGSHLSDAVLAELARDIGRRGTKTRARELRHLGVEIPFKYAWSVFIEKTLPRFYADCEGIYPSLERLPALCRSVLVSLVFNRGTDLRGARRREMKEIQTILARADEAVADIQQVQSILGEVEDQIVSMKRLWDPSSGLIKRRQAEANLWRKGLELL, from the coding sequence ATGCCGAATCCGGATTTGAAAAGAGGAGACAAGGGCGAAGCGGTTTACAGGCTGCAGTCTTTTCTCAACCGTGTCGGAGCGATGCTGATTGCGGACGGGGATTTCGGCCTCGCGACTCAGAGGGGCGTCCGGTACGCGCAGGATTATGCCGGTCAGCCCGTGTCGGGGATCGCTGGTTTAACGCTCTGGACATGGCTGGAATCCAGGCCGGAGCCGTTTCCAAAGCTTGACACCAATGGGTTGGCATTCATCGCCCTCGAGGAGACAGGCGGCCTCGCCTATTACGATCTCTACACGCGGTGGCCCCATTATCCCGGCGAGCAGAGCGGCATCACCATCGGCGTCGGATATGATCTGAAATGGAATACCGAGGCGGATTTCATCGCGTCTTGGGGCTCTCATCTATCCGATGCCGTTCTGGCTGAACTGGCCAGAGACATCGGTAGACGCGGGACGAAAACCCGTGCTCGGGAACTTCGGCATCTCGGGGTGGAGATTCCTTTCAAATATGCCTGGTCGGTTTTTATAGAAAAAACCCTGCCGCGGTTCTACGCCGATTGCGAGGGGATTTATCCCTCGCTCGAGCGTCTGCCTGCGCTGTGCCGTTCGGTTCTGGTCAGCCTCGTCTTCAATCGTGGAACCGATCTGCGCGGAGCTCGGCGGAGGGAAATGAAGGAGATTCAGACGATCCTCGCGCGGGCGGACGAGGCCGTGGCGGACATACAGCAGGTTCAATCGATTCTCGGCGAGGTGGAGGATCAGATCGTATCCATGAAGCGGCTGTGGGATCCCTCCTCCGGTCTGATCAAACGCCGGCAGGCCGAGGCGAACCTGTGGCGGAAAGGTCTGGAGCTTCTGTAG
- a CDS encoding hypothetical protein (Evidence 5 : Unknown function): MSNDGLPVYLFEMRQFMGGAELVFTTLVRSREEAAAAAIEHLVDGELNVVWKLLPVDSVKVVGQKARKGETLGADIM; encoded by the coding sequence ATGAGCAATGATGGCCTGCCGGTCTATCTTTTTGAAATGAGGCAATTCATGGGCGGGGCAGAACTTGTTTTCACGACGCTGGTGCGAAGTCGGGAAGAGGCTGCAGCAGCGGCGATCGAACATCTGGTCGACGGTGAGCTCAACGTCGTCTGGAAACTCTTGCCGGTGGATTCCGTGAAGGTGGTTGGGCAAAAAGCACGAAAGGGCGAAACCCTGGGAGCTGACATTATGTGA
- a CDS encoding Helix-turn-helix type 11 domain protein: MARGEQLGRQWKIIQSLITSRQGRSAADLASELECHPRTVYRDLEALQIAGFPIYTERVDGKNLWSVLDTVKHQIPVPFTLTELMALYFSTDMLKVFRETAFYDSLESLSQKIKTTLPPDSLRYVKGLEKTIEVGIKPYCEYSRFREILNRVHDAALRRKSIEMVYFTMSRRKESRRKVDPYRIWFFNGTFYLIAYCHTRCAVRIFAVNRIKMLHLTNEPFAVQEGFRFDAFTQSSFGVFQGEMVRIKVWFSREVGGYIREKIWHPSQSILLQRDGSVLFEAEVPWSVEIRAWIMGWGADALVLEPQSVREEIQAEARLIAERYDGSAQAPPHVEPEQESRS, from the coding sequence ATGGCGAGAGGGGAGCAGCTCGGAAGACAATGGAAAATCATCCAGTCCTTGATTACATCCCGGCAGGGGCGATCCGCCGCAGATCTGGCCAGTGAACTCGAATGCCATCCAAGGACCGTTTATCGCGATCTCGAAGCACTGCAGATCGCCGGTTTTCCCATTTATACCGAACGGGTCGACGGAAAAAACCTCTGGTCCGTCCTGGACACCGTAAAGCATCAGATCCCCGTGCCGTTCACGCTGACAGAGTTGATGGCCCTCTATTTCAGCACCGATATGTTGAAGGTCTTCAGAGAAACCGCGTTTTATGATTCCCTCGAAAGCCTGTCGCAGAAAATCAAAACCACCCTACCGCCCGATTCTCTCCGCTACGTTAAAGGACTAGAGAAGACCATCGAAGTCGGCATCAAGCCCTACTGCGAGTACTCGAGGTTTCGTGAAATCCTGAACCGGGTCCACGATGCAGCGCTCCGGAGGAAGTCCATCGAGATGGTCTACTTCACCATGAGCCGCAGGAAGGAAAGCCGGCGTAAGGTCGACCCTTACCGTATCTGGTTTTTCAACGGGACTTTCTATCTGATCGCTTATTGTCACACCCGCTGCGCCGTCCGGATCTTCGCCGTCAACCGCATCAAGATGCTCCATCTGACCAATGAACCCTTCGCGGTTCAGGAAGGCTTTCGCTTCGACGCCTTCACGCAGTCGAGCTTCGGCGTCTTCCAGGGGGAGATGGTCCGGATCAAGGTCTGGTTCTCCCGGGAGGTCGGAGGCTACATCCGGGAGAAGATCTGGCACCCGAGTCAAAGCATCCTGCTTCAGAGAGATGGATCCGTCCTCTTTGAAGCCGAGGTGCCGTGGAGCGTGGAGATCAGGGCATGGATCATGGGCTGGGGGGCGGATGCCCTCGTGCTCGAACCGCAGTCTGTGCGGGAGGAAATCCAGGCCGAGGCGCGCCTCATCGCCGAGCGTTACGATGGAAGCGCGCAAGCACCTCCGCACGTCGAACCTGAACAAGAATCGCGTTCGTGA
- a CDS encoding membrane hypothetical protein (Evidence 5 : Unknown function), which yields MSGDVTIRQGVGTRWLSLIALIVIMALSLALLLCALSTARDHDAKLKGTNASAGIVGLELVLSAERAAALLDEWRQRTEDGTPVFAHAERSLQLDRRLIPGYAVFGAALLLLLLTTLRVPIDRFWLWLVALPLAAGLADLLENHFLGRILVATSPQTSLVIGAGLFALTKFCLLGLSVIAGIALLWFGLFHQATKPAVQESERLVPLQEVIRRERIYIQSRRRKAGVPDTEDPAPVGMALSGGGIRSATLSLGVLQSLSACPLFKRIDYLSTVSGGGYIGSALSSLLSCKKLYTYLGPDEPAQFEFEAEDEAHFDVKTPVDSPFRDDCRTPRTPHRQWLSGRMVVEHLRAFGDYLVRKHRAFDRDVLRALGTLLTGILCTLGLFFNLVIIGAALALLALALCGSEPFPDPSGGYAGSLLAGAGGVAGLFWAAGAGGLFAIGAGVVCGACADRAPRTWFERSGDTYEDARQRRALWVLGGLALPAAFVAPAALGSFVPEMQDAVLVPLCFYAGGFLSLVFAYILLVCLFPGKGERRSNRNSRSYLSSIIGLFFYLFLAAVCLVLISALLGAAIARGQSLPSSETIVGGGGAGLIGALVLGLMAWWRNRRQESKQDSGERIKGAFGWLKTSSEVVQKIVLGAAAGLVLAAGLMLCMVLVEQLLRWAGPSDPGALHYLIFSAAAAFLLIPGCLVDFNKISMHYFYRDRLAEAYLSTLARPLGPVLQGGPEIRREHSQMRLLDLHGRPGNTTRTKAQTKAAASATSSDGVPSRSSFVQYRLKSRAFDRVQIWKALEPEPEPFTGAVTAAPYHIYNACLNLSTDRDAAYRSRKSDIFIFSKLYCGAPATGFTDTGVYRSGATKVARVLTISGAAINSALGRQTFFAQAFGATLFNIRLGQWMENPGYHGGKHIGRRETIIFWPKYLLMEVLGMSDSRRRLVHLSDGGHTGDNLGLISLLQRRCRLVLVVDAECDTDWSFGSLMNAIQYAEADMGIRIELRLDDLKPDKNGFAARHYAIGTILYPATDSEPSMQGRLIILKSSVHKDDDETVRKYRQTHPVFPQEPTSDQFFSEEQFEAYRKLGQNMADQLLEDHAELGRGKISLT from the coding sequence ATGAGCGGCGACGTGACAATACGGCAGGGGGTTGGAACGCGATGGCTATCTCTCATCGCGCTGATCGTTATCATGGCTCTATCCTTGGCGCTGCTGCTTTGCGCCCTCAGCACCGCTCGGGACCATGACGCGAAACTAAAGGGGACAAACGCATCAGCGGGAATCGTCGGGCTGGAGTTGGTTTTGAGCGCCGAGCGCGCGGCTGCCCTTCTGGATGAGTGGAGACAGAGGACAGAAGACGGAACGCCGGTTTTTGCGCACGCCGAGCGAAGCCTTCAGCTCGACCGCCGGCTCATCCCCGGGTACGCGGTGTTCGGCGCCGCGCTGCTTCTGCTGCTCCTGACGACCCTGCGGGTACCGATCGACCGTTTCTGGCTGTGGCTGGTTGCCCTGCCTCTTGCAGCCGGCCTGGCTGACCTCCTCGAAAATCATTTCCTGGGGCGGATCCTCGTCGCCACGTCACCGCAGACGTCTCTGGTCATAGGCGCGGGCCTTTTCGCCCTGACCAAATTCTGTCTGCTCGGACTGAGCGTGATCGCGGGCATCGCTCTCCTGTGGTTCGGTCTGTTCCATCAGGCCACCAAACCTGCCGTCCAGGAATCCGAGCGCCTGGTACCCCTTCAGGAAGTCATCCGGCGGGAAAGGATCTACATCCAGAGCCGGCGGCGCAAGGCCGGAGTACCGGATACCGAAGACCCTGCACCTGTCGGGATGGCGCTTTCGGGGGGCGGCATCCGCTCGGCGACCCTTTCACTCGGTGTGCTTCAGTCGCTCTCAGCCTGTCCCCTCTTCAAGCGCATTGACTATCTCAGCACGGTCTCGGGAGGCGGGTATATCGGCTCCGCTCTCTCGAGCCTCCTCTCCTGCAAGAAATTGTATACGTATCTCGGCCCTGACGAACCGGCCCAGTTTGAATTCGAAGCCGAGGACGAAGCGCATTTCGATGTGAAAACCCCGGTGGACAGCCCTTTTCGGGACGACTGCCGCACCCCCCGCACCCCACACCGGCAGTGGCTCAGCGGCCGCATGGTCGTGGAACACCTGAGGGCGTTCGGGGACTATCTGGTCCGGAAACACCGGGCCTTCGACCGCGATGTCCTTCGTGCGCTCGGCACCCTCCTGACCGGCATTCTCTGCACCCTAGGGCTTTTCTTCAACCTCGTGATCATCGGTGCAGCCCTCGCCCTTCTGGCCTTGGCTCTGTGCGGGAGTGAACCCTTTCCCGACCCCTCGGGCGGGTATGCCGGCTCCCTGCTGGCGGGCGCCGGCGGGGTGGCCGGGCTTTTTTGGGCGGCTGGTGCCGGCGGCCTTTTCGCCATCGGCGCGGGCGTCGTCTGCGGGGCATGCGCGGACCGTGCGCCAAGGACCTGGTTCGAGCGAAGCGGAGACACTTACGAGGACGCAAGGCAGCGCCGAGCCCTTTGGGTGCTTGGGGGGCTCGCCCTTCCAGCCGCGTTCGTTGCTCCTGCGGCATTGGGGAGTTTCGTGCCGGAGATGCAGGATGCAGTCCTCGTGCCCCTCTGTTTCTACGCCGGCGGGTTCCTCTCCCTCGTTTTCGCCTATATTCTACTGGTATGCCTCTTTCCAGGAAAAGGGGAGCGCCGGTCCAACCGGAACAGCCGCTCCTATTTGAGCTCCATCATCGGTCTGTTCTTCTACCTCTTTCTGGCCGCCGTCTGTCTGGTGCTGATCAGCGCTCTTCTCGGCGCAGCGATCGCCAGGGGGCAAAGTCTTCCAAGCTCCGAGACCATCGTCGGCGGGGGCGGAGCAGGTCTCATCGGAGCGCTCGTCCTGGGCCTGATGGCGTGGTGGCGAAACCGCAGGCAGGAAAGCAAACAGGATAGCGGAGAGAGAATCAAAGGAGCGTTCGGTTGGCTCAAGACCTCATCGGAGGTCGTTCAGAAAATCGTGCTCGGCGCAGCGGCGGGGCTCGTTCTGGCGGCCGGCCTCATGCTGTGCATGGTGCTGGTCGAACAACTCCTTCGCTGGGCCGGCCCATCCGATCCCGGCGCGCTGCATTATCTCATCTTCAGCGCGGCGGCCGCCTTCCTGCTGATCCCCGGCTGTCTGGTCGACTTCAACAAGATCTCCATGCATTATTTTTACCGGGACCGTCTGGCTGAGGCTTATTTAAGCACCTTGGCTCGACCGCTCGGTCCGGTTCTGCAGGGCGGCCCTGAAATCAGGCGTGAGCACAGCCAGATGCGGCTTCTGGATCTGCACGGGCGCCCCGGCAATACAACCAGGACGAAGGCGCAGACGAAAGCGGCGGCTTCAGCGACCTCATCGGACGGCGTTCCGAGCAGGTCTTCCTTTGTACAGTATCGGCTGAAATCCCGTGCGTTCGATCGGGTGCAGATCTGGAAGGCGCTCGAGCCCGAGCCCGAGCCCTTCACGGGGGCGGTCACCGCCGCGCCCTATCACATCTACAATGCCTGTCTGAACCTCTCCACCGATCGTGACGCGGCCTATCGCAGCCGGAAATCGGACATCTTCATCTTCTCCAAACTCTATTGCGGCGCACCCGCGACCGGTTTTACGGACACTGGGGTCTATCGCTCCGGCGCCACGAAGGTCGCCCGGGTCTTGACCATATCGGGCGCGGCGATCAACTCGGCACTCGGACGTCAGACATTCTTTGCACAGGCCTTCGGCGCCACGCTCTTCAACATCCGGCTGGGGCAGTGGATGGAGAACCCGGGTTATCACGGCGGGAAACACATCGGAAGGCGGGAAACCATTATCTTCTGGCCCAAATACCTGCTGATGGAAGTCCTCGGCATGAGCGATTCACGCCGTCGCCTCGTGCACCTTTCCGATGGGGGGCACACCGGCGACAACCTCGGTCTCATATCGCTCCTGCAGCGCCGGTGCCGTCTCGTCCTGGTGGTGGATGCCGAATGCGACACCGATTGGAGCTTCGGGTCCCTCATGAACGCCATCCAGTATGCAGAAGCCGACATGGGAATCCGAATCGAACTCCGCTTAGACGATTTGAAGCCTGACAAAAATGGATTTGCCGCTAGACATTACGCCATCGGAACCATCCTCTATCCCGCAACCGACTCGGAGCCGAGCATGCAAGGCCGCTTGATCATCCTGAAATCGTCGGTGCACAAGGACGACGACGAAACGGTGCGAAAATACCGACAGACCCACCCCGTCTTTCCTCAGGAACCCACCTCCGATCAATTTTTCAGCGAAGAACAGTTCGAGGCCTACCGCAAGCTCGGTCAGAATATGGCAGACCAGTTGCTGGAAGACCACGCAGAACTCGGGCGGGGCAAGATTTCCCTCACTTGA
- a CDS encoding conserved exported hypothetical protein (Evidence 4 : Unknown function but conserved in other organisms): MRDSKSLYLSSLVWCILCIFVLVTFSGLASAADPDFSNVDDILSNQRQLLRDDDIIVSAPSPAGGVVTAVLETAGSKVTKSIPGQHADTLAWGFRTAAGRMFNLPNDVLITVGPDAQDPTSTVVTVQDTLGPFRHSDLVPGGAKSSVDALAVGDLDQDGFAEMVIGRTNWTDGYQTGSSIEIVTAADVNDPSAGLVYSGAIITCPDGVLQALGIGDFNGDGVGEIAVLCFKDDLLLTFLVVRVDPATLSIIDTIGTDLPGSNYGIAAMAIGNLVNSGLPTKVSDDEVMVIGDHFTYTLQLTPRAMLLDVDSGFHATMSDSMELNYLGNTSVYTAVGKIDWFGDTEQVAVGINNFNDYTSYLYLLSVGPDLKIELNSKTQVDSCLEDIAFGNFDRKDSEGKTNPDLQLAILSSPKCLEPVDPPNVTIYNMDQKNGYKLEHVQTVKVSDAAPAKDRNLNLAVGDTQGRSMLLGPPAKVTVTGHIQPHVILGMPPMHIDYVKGKGDAAPRILNLTSQPTHFYSQYQMEETSSNQSVTRSTTSYAFSTKESFAQKFSFGVPILDSISATFKESIEQAHSETVSDQYDTYISTEFDASYQTGFSDLVWFTADRFNVYIYPVLGQYALDQNGTAQPLYVQLSGPDMVQRGMIDGSLLEWYQPPQEPGNIFSYPGSYKLLEDLQPDLDPLITLPATTWATDSSGGNVSVSWGQTSGSEATTGSKQTHSFDGSVSVSAKGVMKFFSGKLDNSFEYQGSKSFESMNSAIQKVGASTGIKVYKPAFNDPAQYAYAAQTYILGRKPAPGSVHEIPLDTDIQFDGILSVAFVADPTDPAAGGWWSKTYAVPDVALNHPSRWDWDPDPNTLDKLTFNEPDPEHPANSDFYFMKGLFIFPEGAKGGPQTTITTAGEKLSLRARVYNYSLADMDPGSRVKVFFFGQEWDNTKHDLSGSAFLIGEAVLPPLPGFNSPSFQEDVFNWDYAETTFDTAGYANKYLVFWVVVWIEKDGALAAEIEGHGLKAIPDVNQVKSLSDILIEEYSNNVGLYRQPIFVAPVSAAAQEPVVMHRDPSGESLCLLPVRVEEVSVSPGYVGVNKKTTVDVRLRGGLTCQDSVMLFFYEGDPQSGGKVFDAELIPHLRANDIYLAKGRYSPKTCGIKSIYVTAASGKGGFLSAGKGTVRVGCRETVCATLGNGFGALFDADRFTFEGMEGEHVEIAVRPVDPAGTGGIAFFRLVGPGWTFVRKVEQLPCEVCFDLAATGRYSIQVAVEKANENHFNGPYCLTIQSSGKAYSTIARRPSAE; encoded by the coding sequence ATGAGAGATTCAAAAAGCTTATATCTTTCTTCTTTGGTGTGGTGCATTCTGTGTATCTTCGTTCTTGTCACTTTTTCAGGTTTAGCATCGGCTGCAGACCCGGATTTTTCCAATGTCGATGACATCCTGTCCAATCAGCGCCAGCTTCTGCGTGACGATGACATCATCGTGAGCGCGCCGTCCCCGGCTGGCGGGGTGGTCACCGCCGTTCTCGAGACAGCCGGTTCGAAGGTAACCAAATCGATTCCGGGCCAGCATGCCGACACGCTTGCCTGGGGCTTTAGAACAGCTGCCGGGCGGATGTTCAATCTGCCGAATGACGTCCTGATCACGGTGGGCCCCGACGCTCAGGATCCTACCAGCACCGTCGTCACGGTCCAGGACACCCTCGGCCCTTTCAGGCATTCCGACCTGGTCCCGGGCGGGGCCAAGAGTTCGGTGGATGCCCTGGCGGTCGGCGATCTCGATCAGGATGGATTCGCCGAGATGGTCATCGGCCGAACGAACTGGACGGACGGGTATCAGACCGGTTCCTCCATCGAGATAGTCACAGCGGCCGATGTCAATGATCCTTCCGCTGGCCTCGTGTATTCGGGCGCCATCATTACCTGTCCCGATGGGGTTCTGCAGGCGCTGGGAATCGGCGATTTCAACGGGGATGGAGTGGGGGAGATCGCGGTCCTGTGTTTCAAGGACGATCTGCTGCTGACTTTTCTGGTCGTTCGTGTCGATCCTGCAACCTTGAGCATCATCGACACGATAGGGACGGATCTGCCTGGATCCAACTATGGCATCGCGGCTATGGCCATTGGAAACTTGGTGAATTCGGGCCTGCCGACTAAGGTCTCGGACGACGAGGTCATGGTCATCGGGGATCATTTCACCTATACCCTTCAACTGACGCCAAGGGCGATGCTCCTCGATGTCGACAGCGGTTTTCACGCGACGATGAGCGACAGTATGGAGCTGAATTATCTCGGAAATACAAGTGTCTACACGGCGGTTGGGAAGATCGACTGGTTCGGGGATACGGAACAGGTGGCCGTGGGGATAAACAACTTCAACGATTACACCTCTTATCTCTATCTATTGAGTGTCGGACCGGACCTGAAGATCGAGCTCAACAGCAAAACGCAGGTGGACAGTTGCCTCGAGGATATCGCATTCGGGAATTTCGACCGCAAGGACTCGGAAGGCAAGACGAATCCCGATCTTCAATTGGCCATCCTTTCCTCACCCAAATGTCTCGAACCGGTCGATCCTCCAAACGTCACGATTTACAACATGGACCAAAAAAATGGCTACAAACTCGAACACGTGCAGACGGTGAAGGTCTCAGATGCGGCGCCGGCAAAGGATCGGAATTTGAATCTTGCTGTCGGTGACACACAAGGCCGTTCGATGTTGCTCGGCCCACCGGCCAAGGTGACGGTCACCGGTCATATCCAGCCCCACGTCATCCTGGGAATGCCTCCAATGCACATCGATTATGTAAAAGGGAAAGGAGATGCCGCGCCCAGGATCCTGAACCTGACGAGCCAGCCGACCCATTTCTATTCGCAATATCAGATGGAGGAGACGTCTTCGAACCAATCGGTGACGAGGAGTACGACCAGTTATGCTTTTTCAACGAAAGAGTCGTTCGCTCAGAAATTCTCTTTCGGAGTTCCGATTCTCGATTCCATCTCAGCGACATTCAAGGAATCTATCGAGCAGGCGCATTCGGAGACCGTATCCGATCAATATGACACGTATATCTCTACGGAATTCGACGCCTCTTATCAGACAGGTTTCAGTGATCTCGTCTGGTTTACCGCAGACAGGTTCAATGTGTATATCTATCCTGTTCTCGGGCAATACGCCCTGGATCAGAACGGCACGGCCCAGCCCCTTTATGTCCAATTGTCCGGACCGGATATGGTACAGCGGGGCATGATCGATGGCTCCTTGCTCGAGTGGTATCAACCGCCCCAGGAACCGGGAAACATCTTTTCCTATCCCGGCAGCTACAAACTGCTCGAGGACCTGCAGCCCGATCTGGATCCGCTGATCACCCTCCCCGCGACGACCTGGGCTACCGACAGCTCAGGCGGAAACGTCAGCGTCAGCTGGGGGCAGACTTCGGGCTCCGAGGCGACGACCGGCTCCAAGCAAACGCATTCCTTCGACGGGTCTGTGTCGGTCTCCGCGAAAGGTGTGATGAAGTTCTTCAGCGGTAAGCTCGACAATTCGTTCGAGTACCAGGGAAGCAAGTCGTTCGAAAGCATGAACAGCGCCATACAGAAAGTGGGGGCCTCGACCGGAATCAAGGTTTATAAGCCTGCTTTCAACGATCCGGCACAGTACGCCTATGCAGCCCAGACCTATATCCTGGGGCGGAAACCGGCTCCAGGAAGTGTTCATGAAATCCCGCTGGATACGGATATTCAGTTCGACGGCATTCTGTCGGTGGCCTTTGTTGCAGATCCGACCGATCCGGCGGCCGGCGGCTGGTGGTCGAAGACCTATGCCGTTCCCGACGTGGCGCTGAATCACCCTTCCCGCTGGGACTGGGATCCAGACCCCAACACCCTCGACAAACTCACCTTCAATGAACCCGATCCGGAGCATCCCGCCAACAGTGATTTCTATTTCATGAAGGGGCTATTCATATTTCCGGAAGGCGCGAAAGGCGGTCCCCAGACGACAATCACCACCGCTGGGGAAAAGTTGTCGCTTCGCGCCCGGGTCTACAACTACAGCCTGGCGGATATGGATCCGGGGTCCAGGGTCAAGGTCTTCTTCTTCGGGCAGGAATGGGACAATACGAAGCACGATCTCTCCGGATCGGCTTTCCTGATTGGAGAAGCCGTTCTGCCGCCGCTTCCAGGGTTCAATTCCCCGTCGTTTCAGGAGGATGTCTTCAACTGGGACTACGCGGAGACGACGTTTGATACGGCGGGATATGCAAACAAATACCTCGTCTTCTGGGTGGTTGTCTGGATCGAGAAGGACGGTGCGCTGGCAGCGGAGATCGAGGGGCACGGATTGAAGGCCATCCCCGACGTGAACCAGGTCAAATCCTTGTCGGATATCCTCATCGAAGAATACAGCAACAATGTTGGGTTATATCGACAACCCATCTTCGTAGCGCCGGTTTCGGCCGCCGCGCAGGAGCCTGTCGTCATGCACCGGGATCCGTCGGGGGAATCCCTCTGCCTGCTGCCGGTTCGGGTGGAGGAGGTGTCCGTTTCACCCGGTTACGTCGGCGTGAACAAGAAAACGACGGTCGATGTTCGATTGCGGGGAGGCTTGACATGCCAGGATTCAGTGATGCTCTTCTTCTACGAGGGCGATCCGCAGAGCGGCGGGAAGGTATTTGATGCTGAGCTGATACCCCATCTGAGGGCGAACGACATCTATTTGGCTAAAGGAAGGTATAGCCCGAAGACCTGCGGGATCAAGAGCATCTACGTGACGGCCGCCTCGGGGAAGGGCGGCTTCCTCTCAGCCGGAAAGGGAACGGTGCGGGTGGGTTGTCGGGAAACTGTCTGTGCGACCCTTGGCAATGGGTTTGGAGCCCTCTTCGATGCCGATCGCTTCACTTTTGAAGGCATGGAAGGCGAGCACGTCGAAATAGCCGTGAGACCGGTCGACCCGGCGGGTACAGGTGGCATCGCCTTCTTCAGGCTTGTCGGACCCGGTTGGACCTTCGTCAGAAAGGTCGAGCAGCTGCCCTGTGAAGTCTGTTTCGATCTTGCGGCCACCGGCCGATACTCCATCCAGGTGGCAGTCGAAAAGGCCAATGAAAATCACTTCAACGGGCCGTATTGCTTGACGATCCAATCATCTGGAAAGGCATACAGCACGATTGCGAGAAGGCCGTCGGCTGAATGA
- a CDS encoding hypothetical protein (Evidence 5 : Unknown function) — protein sequence MVFLANLGVNLHVCLCGDLQVASAQTLDFLDIGQKSSFPDGNELSLNSFSRRPSRNRAVCLSR from the coding sequence ATGGTTTTTTTGGCCAATCTCGGCGTCAATCTGCACGTTTGCTTGTGCGGCGACCTGCAGGTCGCCTCCGCGCAAACGCTTGATTTCCTTGATATTGGCCAAAAATCCTCATTTCCGGATGGAAACGAGTTATCGCTGAATTCATTCAGCCGACGGCCTTCTCGCAATCGTGCTGTATGCCTTTCCAGATGA
- a CDS encoding hypothetical protein (Evidence 5 : Unknown function), translating into MLKERFGTQIGVMPQRSGRHRNSLPGFSKLQKRVKADGMS; encoded by the coding sequence GTGCTCAAAGAACGATTCGGCACCCAGATCGGGGTCATGCCGCAACGCAGCGGCAGACACCGCAACAGCCTCCCCGGCTTCTCGAAGCTTCAAAAAAGGGTAAAAGCGGACGGAATGAGTTAG